In one Euleptes europaea isolate rEulEur1 chromosome 12, rEulEur1.hap1, whole genome shotgun sequence genomic region, the following are encoded:
- the PRSS23 gene encoding serine protease 23, with protein MTGLPALIFLLWTVEGGIPSSSHWKPTWPSYKVPVVMPQLTVNLDKPQFNAEAKLEVVSPCGPPCHKRSPLPTYEEVKDYLSYETLYSNGSRTETEVGIYIVTSGSGGAQSRTRTKRQIYGYDTRFSIFGKDFLLNYPFSTSVKLSTGCTGTLVAEKHVLTAAHCIHDGKSYVKGAKKLRVGFLRPKLKDGSKGANISSSSEPERMKFQWIRVKRTHVPKGWIKGNANDIGMDYDYALLELKKPHKRKFMKIGVSPSARQLPGGRIHFSGYDNDRPGNLVYRFCDVKDETFDLLYQQCDAQPGASGSGVYVRMWKRQNHRWERKIIGIFSGHQWVDNNGSPQDFNVAVRITPLKYAQICYWIKGNYMDCRDG; from the coding sequence ATGACGGGCCTGCCAGCGCTTATCTTTCTCCTGTGGACCGTGGAAGGTGGGATACCCTCCAGTTCTCATTGGAAGCCCACCTGGCCTTCTTACAAGGTCCCAGTCGTCATGCCGCAGTTGACTGTTAATTTGGACAAACCGCAGTTCAATGCAGAAGCCAAATTAGAAGTGGTATCCCCTTGTGGCCCACCTTGCCACAAGCGTTCCCCGTTACCTACCTATGAGGAGGTGAAAGACTATCTTTCTTATGAAACGTTGTACTCCAATGGTTCCCGTACTGAGACGGAAGTTGGCATCTACATCGTTACTAGTGGTAGTGGAGGGGCGCAGAGCAGAACTCGGACAAAGAGGCAAATCTATGGATACGATACGAGGTTTAGTATTTTTGGCAAGGACTTCTTGCTCAACTACCCGTTTTCCACTTCCGTGAAGTTGTCCACCGGTTGCACTGGGACGTTGGTGGCTGAGAAGCATGTCCTAACGGCCGCTCACTGCATTCACGACGGCAAAAGTTATGTCAAGGGAGCCAAAAAACTACGAGTGGGATTTCTGAGGCCCAAGCTGAAAGACGGTAGCAAGGGAGCAAATATCAGCAGCTCCTCAGAGCCCGAGAGAATGAAATTCCAGTGGATCCGTGTGAAGCGGACACACGTTCCCAAAGGATGGATAAAAGGGAACGCAAACGACATTGGCATGGATTATGACTATGCCCTGTTGGAACTCAAGAAGCCCCACAAGAGAAAGTTCATGAAAATAGGCGTGAGTCCGTCAGCAAGACAGTTGCCTGGAGGAAGGATTCATTTCTCGGGCTACGACAACGATCGGCCCGGAAATCTGGTTTACCGTTTCTGCGACGTGAAAGACGAGACCTTCGACCTCTTGTATCAGCAGTGTGACGCCCAGCCGGGAGCCAGCGGCTCCGGAGTTTATGTGCGGATGTGGAAGAGACAGAACCACAGATGGGAACGTAAGATCATTGGGATATTTTCGGGACACCAGTGGGTGGACAACAACGGCTCCCCCCAGGATTTCAACGTGGCCGTCCGCATCACGCCCCTGAAATACGCACAGATTTGTTACTGGATCAAAGGCAACTATATGGACTGTCGGGATGGGTAA